From Ailuropoda melanoleuca isolate Jingjing chromosome 8, ASM200744v2, whole genome shotgun sequence, a single genomic window includes:
- the NUAK2 gene encoding LOW QUALITY PROTEIN: NUAK family SNF1-like kinase 2 (The sequence of the model RefSeq protein was modified relative to this genomic sequence to represent the inferred CDS: deleted 1 base in 1 codon): MEPSAFPRRPGPAPSSAPALTAELARPLTDGLIKSPKPQMKKQAVKRHHHKHNLRHRYEFLETLGKGTYGKVKKARESSGRLVAIKSIRKDKIKDEQDLMHIRREIEIMSSLNHPHIIAIHEVFENSSKIVIVMEYASRGDLYDYISERQRLSEQDARHFFRQIVSAVHYCHQNGVVHRDLKLENILLDANGNIKIADFGLSNLYHQGKFLQTFCGSPLYASPEIVNGKPYTGPEVDSWSLGVLLYILVHGTMPFDGQDHKTLVRQISHGSYREPPKPSDACGLIRWLLMVNPTRRATLEDVASHWWVNWGYATHVGEREALQEEGHPGSNSGRASMADWLRRSSRPLLGNGAKVCSFFKQHTPGGGSVAPGLERQHSLKKSRKENDMAQSLQGDLADDPSLRPARGNLKLPKGILKKKAPPLLEGAREDPEPSPGPADPGQAAPLLPKKGILKKSRQRESGYYSSPEPSESGELLDAGDVFVSGDSEEQKPPQAPGLPLHRKGILKHNGKFSCTALERTAPTTFGSLDELASPHPLGILKHNGKFSCTALEHTAPTTFGSLDELASPHPLGILKHNGKFSCTALEHTAPTTFGSLDELASPHPLGILKHNGKFSCTALEHTAPTTFGSLDELASPHPLGILKHNGKFSCTALEHTAPTTFGSLDELASPHPLGILKHNGKFSCTALEHTAPTTFGSLDELASPHPLGILKHNGKFSCTALEHTAPTTFGSLDELASPHPLGILKHNGKFSCTALERTAPTTFGSLDELASPHPLGILKHNGKFSCTALERTAPTTFGSLDELASPHPLGILKHNGKFSCTALERTAPTTFGSLDELASPHPLGILKHNGKFSCTALERTAPTTFGSLDELASPHPLGILKHNGKFSCTALERTAPTTFGSLDELASPHPLGILKHNGKFSCTALERTAPTTFGSLDELASPHPLGILKHNGKFSCTALEHTAPTTFGSLDELASPHPLARASRPSGAMSEDSILSSESFDQLDLPERLPEPLLRGCVSVDNLMGLEEPPTDGPGSRGLRRWRQDPLGDSCFSLTDCQEVTEAYRQALGVCSKLS; the protein is encoded by the exons ATGGAGCCGTCGGCTTTCCCCCGGCGCCCCGGCCCGGCTCCCTCTAGCGCCCCCGCCCTGACCGCCGAGCTCGCCCGGCCCCTGACCGACGGGCTCATCAAGTCTCCCAAGCcccagatgaagaagcaggcGGTGAAGCGGCACCACCACAAGCACAACCTGCGCCACCGCTACGAGTTCCTCGAGACCCTGGGCAAGGGCACCTACGGGAAGGTGAAGAAGGCGCGGGAGAGCTCGGGGCGCTTG GTGGCCATCAAGTCAATCCGGAAAGACAAAATCAAAGACGAGCAAGACCTGATGCACATTCGACGAGAGATTGAGATCATGTCGTCACTCAACCATCCCCACATCATTGCCATCCACGAAG TGTTTGAGAACAGCAGCAAGATTGTCATTGTCATGGAGTATGCCAGCCGGGGTGACCTGTACGACTACATCAGCGAGCGGCAGCGGCTCAGCGAGCAGGACGCCCGCCACTTCTTCCGACAGATCGTCTCCGCCGTGCACTACTGCCACCAG aATGGGGTTGTCCACCGGGATCTCAAGCTGGAGAACATCCTCTTAGATGCCAATGGAAATATTAAG ATTGCGGACTTCGGGCTCTCCAACCTCTACCACCAGGGCAAGTTCCTGCAGACGTTCTGCGGGAGCCCCCTGTACGCCTCGCCCGAGATCGTCAACGGGAAGCCCTACACGGGCCCAGAG GTGGACAGCTGGTCCCTGGGTGTCCTTCTATACATCCTGGTGCATGGCACCATGCCCTTTGATGGGCAGGACCACAAGACACTGGTGAGACAGATCAGCCACGGCTCCTACCGGGAGCCGCCTAAACCCTCCG ATGCCTGTGGCCTGATCCGGTGGCTATTAATGGTGAACCCCACCCGCCGAGCCACCCTCGAGGATGTGGCCAGTCACTGGTGGGTCAACTGGGGCTATGCCACCCATGTGGGGGAGCGGGAGGCTCTGCAGGAGGAAGGGCACCCTGGCAGCAACTCTGGCCGCGCCTCCATGGCCGACTGGCTCCGGCGGTCCTCCCGCCCTCTCCTGGGGAACGGGGCCAAGGTCTGCAGCTTCTTCAAGCAGCACACGCCCGGAGGTGGGAGCGTCGCCCCAGGCCTGGAGCGCCAGCATTCGCTGAAGAAGTCCCGCAAAGAGAAC GACATGGCCCAGTCTCTCCAGGGCGACCTGGCGGACGACCCCTCCCTTCGCCCTGCCAGGGGCAACCTCAAGCTACCCAAGGGCATTCTCAAGAAGAAGGCACCGCCCTTGTTGGAAGGGGCCAGGGAAGACCctgagcccagcccaggccctgcgGACCCAGGACAGGCTGCCCCCCTGCTCCCCAAGAAGGGCATCCTCAAGAAGTCTCGGCAGCGGGAATCTGGCTACTACTCCTCTCCTGAACCCAGTGAGTCTGGGGAGCTCCTGGATGCAGGGGACGTGTTCGTGAGTGGAGACTCTGAGGAGCAGAAGCCCCCGCAAGCCCCAGGGCTGCCCCTGCATCGCAAAGGCATCCTCAAACACAATGGCAAGTTCTCCTGCACGGCCCTGGAGCGCACAGCCCCCACCACCTTCGGCTCCTTGGATGAActggcctcccctcaccccctgggCATCCTCAAACACAATGGCAAGTTCTCCTGCACGGCCCTGGAGCACACAGCCCCCACCACCTTCGGCTCCTTGGATGAActggcctcccctcaccccctgggCATCCTCAAACACAATGGCAAGTTCTCCTGCACGGCCCTGGAGCACACAGCCCCCACCACCTTCGGCTCCTTGGATGAActggcctcccctcaccccctgggCATCCTCAAACACAATGGCAAGTTCTCCTGCACGGCCCTGGAGCACACAGCCCCCACCACCTTCGGCTCCTTGGATGAActggcctcccctcaccccctgggCATCCTCAAACACAATGGCAAGTTCTCCTGCACGGCCCTGGAGCACACAGCCCCCACCACCTTCGGCTCCTTGGATGAActggcctcccctcaccccctgggCATCCTCAAACACAATGGCAAGTTCTCCTGCACGGCCCTGGAGCACACAGCCCCCACCACCTTCGGCTCCTTGGATGAActggcctcccctcaccccctgggCATCCTCAAACACAATGGCAAGTTCTCCTGCACGGCCCTGGAGCACACAGCCCCCACCACCTTCGGCTCCTTGGATGAActggcctcccctcaccccctgg GCATCCTCAAACACAATGGCAAGTTCTCCTGCACGGCCCTGGAGCGCACAGCCCCCACCACCTTCGGCTCCTTGGATGAActggcctcccctcaccccctgggCATCCTCAAACACAATGGCAAGTTCTCCTGCACGGCCCTGGAGCGCACAGCCCCCACCACCTTCGGCTCCTTGGATGAActggcctcccctcaccccctgggCATCCTCAAACACAATGGCAAGTTCTCCTGCACGGCCCTGGAGCGCACAGCCCCCACCACCTTCGGCTCCTTGGATGAActggcctcccctcaccccctgggCATCCTCAAACACAATGGCAAGTTCTCCTGCACGGCCCTGGAGCGCACAGCCCCCACCACCTTCGGCTCCTTGGATGAActggcctcccctcaccccctgggCATCCTCAAACACAATGGCAAGTTCTCCTGCACGGCCCTGGAGCGCACAGCCCCCACCACCTTCGGCTCCTTGGATGAActggcctcccctcaccccctgggCATCCTCAAACACAATGGCAAGTTCTCCTGCACGGCCCTGGAGCGCACAGCCCCCACCACCTTCGGCTCCTTGGATGAActggcctcccctcaccccctgggCATCCTCAAACACAATGGCAAGTTCTCCTGCACGGCCCTGGAGCACACAGCCCCCACCACCTTCGGCTCCTTGGATGAActggcctcccctcaccccctggcCCGGGCCAGCCGCCCCTCAGGGGCTATGAGTGAGGACAGCATACTGTCCTCTGAGTCATTCGACCAGCTGGACTTGCCTGAGCGGCTCCCTGAGCCCCTGCTGCGGGGCTGTGTGTCTGTGGACAACCTCATGGGGCTTGAGGAGCCCCCCACAGATGGCCCTGGAAGCAGGGGCCTGAGGCGCTGGCGGCAGGACCCTCTGGGGGATAGCTGCTTTTCCCTGACAGACTGCCAGGAGGTGACAGAGGCCTACCGACAGGCACTGGGGGTCTGCTCAAAGCTCAGCtga